The sequence ACTTGTTTGTGCATCCCCAGCACTCAGCACAAAGACCAAAACATAGTAGATGGTCGATAAATGTttggagaaagaataaacaatagTATAGTTTTATGAAATAGCTATGTCCCACCCAGAGCGAGGCTGAATTTCACCCATCCTTGAGTACTAAAAGACAGAGGACAACACCATTATCCACAATTCCCTTAACCTTCAACCATCACCATCCCTAGGGTTGAAGAagaaccttccccctccccccgaccctcCAGGCACCATCTCTCTCCTAGACGGAGAAGACATTTCGTACCTTCCAAACTTCCCATCCTGCCTGAACTTCAAATTATTCCCCGCCCTGACTTCTCCCCTTGAACTCCAGAATCACAGATATAACTGTCTGCATGGCCCTTCCTCTTGGATGCCTAGGAGGTAAGTCTAACTTAATACGACCAGCTCTGAATACTTAGTCTTTTCCCCCCTCAAACCTGTTCCTCCTGCACTCTTCCTCATCTCCAAAAATGGCAGCACCTTCCAACCAGCTGCTCAGGTCACAACCCTTGAAGTCGTCTTGGCCTTATTTCTCACACTCCACATCTGAGCTAACAGCACATCTTGTTGGCTCATGGTTGAAATACATTCAGAATCCAGCCACGTCTCCTCACCACCATGATCTCCACCCTAGCCCAAGCCTCCACCACTCTCAGCCTGATTGTTGTAATTCTCAGGCTGGTATCCTGCCTCTACACAAATTAATCTCCACATAGCAGCCCATGTCAGTTCTCCAGTGGCTTCTTATTTCACTCAAACTAAAAGCTAAGGTCCTTCCGATGGCCCGCGAGACCGTGGTGAATGGCTTCCTGTTACTTCCCCGTTActtctctgacttcatctcccACTTATCACGTCCTTCCTCACCCTGCCCTGGCGACACTggcttccttgctgttcctcaaacatgtcaggtcttctcattttctgatttctctaccTGGAACACTCTATCCCTCAGATATTTCGTTCCCTTTCAATACTTAGATTCCCCGCTCAAATGTCACCCTATCAGAGAGGTCTTTTCTTACCCCTCTACTATAAAAGCATCTCCCCGTAATCACTTTCTATCTCCTTatccttctttattcttctttatcttatatatattttgtatacagcatctctttgtttatatatttattccttgCTCCCCAACCCGCATCTTCTTTAGGACGGGGAGGACTCTTTGCCCTCCAGGCTTCATCccccccagtgcctggcaggcAGCTTGGCTCCGGGCCACTCACCAGCCGGGAACTGTACATGGGTGATTTGATGGGTGTGGCCACAGGGCAGTTGATTCGCTTCTCCTTTTGGCGTCGGTTGCAGAACCAGACCCTCACCACCTCCTTTTCCATGGACAACTGCTCTGCAATCATGGAGATCTCCTCTGAGCTGGGTTTGGGGTTCTACAGAAACCAAAGGGATAGAGTAgtcaggaggagaagagaatagGATCAAGAATTGTGCGTGGGGGACAGATGTTCCAAAGATGCGGGATAGAACAATAGATGGAGCAAAAGCTTTAGAATCGGACCTATGATGGAATAGTGGCTTGAGCACTTCCTCTGTGGCCTTAGGAAACtttctgaacctctctgagcctcagtcttatcatctatgaaatgagagaaataatgCCTACCGTATAGGatgattatgaagattaaatgagaaaatgtgtataAACTGCcaagcacagggcctgacacaggGTGGAGGCTCTTCTCTCGCTCCTTCTTCAGAAGTTCTGAAAAGAGGAGCCCACTGATGAGATAGGTAGGGCAGGCAGAATCCCGAGAACACACACTCCCTTCTGTTCTTTCCTCAGAATCTGATACCTTTCTCCTGCATCATTTCTTGCTTCCTACCTCAAAATAGGAAATGATAAAGTTAAAACATGTGGACCCATCAAGACTATAAAGGagacatgtgtatatatatatatatatatatatatatatatatacacacacacacacacattccaatACATATCCATCACTCCTTTGTTctgacccctcccacccccacccaatcTTTGATCTtagctcccttctctcccttctgcaCCCTCCCTTACTCTTGCTGCTCTGAGAAACTTAATCAGAAGGAAAAGCCAGGTCTTGTCATCCTGACAGCAGGATGCAGCCATCAAGTCCTGAGTCATATGTGCTGGAGAGTCTGCTGGAGAGACAGGAGTCCTGGAGGCCTGGGGCCTGCAAGGTGGAACCAGGCCACAGGAGAGCCCTTTAGGGACTGTGTGGTGTGGATGGAAGCTCTGGAGGCCGGTACCTAAGGGATCCTGATTAGAGGCTGTTTAGACCACACCTGTTTAtccctcttctcttccccagcTCCCCCGGGGCACATAACTGGTATTATTAGTGTCCACATATTGGCTCAAGAATATACTTTTGCTGCAAGTTCAAAAAGGTGTCTGTCTGTATGTAATATGactacaaatatttaaatgtacgtagaagaaagaaatagaaggacGTGCATTTAGGTGGCATTTGGTGGtggatttttttcctgcctccctgcattttccaaattgtttacaatgagcatttattatatatataatttgaaaactacaaaacaatgcaaagaaaataaagaatttatataCAGTGCCCTGGCTTTGCTCCCTTTATCTCAACTGGATACAGAGATACACTCTCCTCTGGGATTCTATACACCAGTCTTTAAATCTCCCGGCTCGAGGGACAATGGGCACCAAACAGAGGTCAGGGCGAGAAGGGTCAGTGGGGGTGGAAGTTTCTGGAACCCAGCCTCTCATTCAAACACCGGGGCACCTGGAGAGGGAGCGTGTCTCTGCGTCCCGACCCTTTCCCAAGGCAGGTGTATGGGGGCTCAGGGGTGGTGCCGAGGGGCTTGTGTGCGTCTGCTCAACCCCTGTGCAAGTCGGCCCACCCGTTCCCACCCAAAGGGCCCGCTCACATCTTGAAATCTCTTCTCCAGAGTCAGGCGGATGCTGGTCTCGATGCTGGTCcgcttcttcctcttcctcccgaACACTTCACAGAGGGTAGGGTAAGAGCTGGGGGTGCTCACGGAGGGGTCTGATGGAGAGGAttctgtggggaggggggagaacagaggaggctcagggaagggaaggcagctgGTTCACGCTCTGGCTCGATGGACTTGGGGTCCAATGACCCTTCCCGGCAGGttctgcagccccctccccgaCACAGGGGAGCCAGACAGACCAAGAATCCTGCTTCCCCTCGTTGCTCTGGGCAAAGGTCCTCCGTGCCTCTCACTGCCGTTCCTCCAGCGTTTGCGGTCATGGTTCAGGGACACCCAGACATCAGCGGCATGTGTGGGTGTGAGTGGGTGCAGGCAGAGCTCCTACGAGTGACGCTCATGAGCCTGTCTTTTATAAGTAGGCCTGGATGTGAATCCCGAGGAAAATGAGGACTGGTGTTTTGAGCTAAAGGCAGTGACACTTGGTGGCGGAATGTTGGTGTGGAAGCCACTTCCTTTTCAGTGTGAGTGTTGGGGCTGAGGCTGTATGAGGGGTCGGCGGGGATGTCCCGTAGGAAGGATTCAGGCGCAGCCAGGGAATCGCACAAGAAATGATCCGCAAGATCCCTTCCTGAAGATCCTAAGACCTTCTGATCACCTCTTTCACTTCGGCGCTCCAGTAAAACCGCCAAGGATCAGCCTTCCACGggcggggtgggctggggagcttcctcaccccctcccttgtTTCCATGTGGAGCAACTTCCGAGAGGGTCACACCCTTGGCTGCCCATCCCCcgctttcctctctctccataGTAACCACTGACCCACACTATCTACAGACGAGAGCCCAGCCCTGACACTAGCTCTGctcctagaccagtggttctcaacctggggcGAGATTCTGTACCACCCTCACTCCCCCAGGGGACGTTCGGCgctatctggagacatttttacaCGTCTCAACAGGGGGCgggtgctcctggcatctagtggggagagaccagggatgctgcttaatAGCCTACAATTCATAGGACCGCCTCTGCCACAGAGCAATATCTGGCCCAAGTTGTTGCTAATGCCTtggttgagaaaccctgtccCATGCCATGCCATGACACCAAACTCTTCCATTCATTATTGCAAACGTTTTGCCCTTGGCTTACAACCCGGACCTCCTGTCCCCCCACGCCTGACTGAATCCTCCTGCAAACCCCACTCTTGCTGTAAGGCTTTCCCAGCCAGTCTAGCTTGGAGTAACTCCCTGCCCTCTGAAAACCTACTCAAGAATTAGCCAGATGAAGATCTCGTGTTGTGCCTACTGCCTCTTCCTCCTGGCCATGAGACCCTAGAGAACCTACTTCCCTATCCCCCTGACCTAGACGTAGTCTAGACAGCAGTCTGGGTAAGTGTGTTTTCTCTGCAGACCCGACCTTTGTCTCTGGCGAGCTGTCCTACGGTCTAGGCTGGGTGTGTCTGGGGTAAGGAATAAAATGGGGCAAGTCTTCGTGGCCACAGACTTAAAGCTATGTCTTCCATGCGCTTTATCAGTAGTGAAGCTGACATTTTCATCTCTACTTGGCTGTCTCCTGTGTCTTATTTCTCAATTGGTTCCAGActcaggaggagaggaaagggtgcTATGTATTGACTGTCAAAAGCCCCAACACagaggacttccccggtggtccagtgggtaagactccatgctcccagtgcacggggcccgggttccatccctggtcggggaactagatcccacatgcatgctgcgaCTAAGAGTCCGCGTGCTGCAAGTAAGAagctcgcatgccgcaactaagagtccacgttgcaactaaaaaaatatatcccgcatgcttcaactaagacccggcgcagccgaaatgaataaataaataataattttaaaatgttgttaaaaaaaaaaaaaagaaagaaagccccaACACGGAGCAGTCACCACCCCCTTCCCAGCAGACCTTCTAGGGCTCCATCCATCCTCGTGTCCCTGAGGCCTACCTGCATCATTCAGCCACTTCTCCAGCAGCGGCTTGAGCTTGCACATGTTCTTGAAGCTCAGATTTAGAGCCTCAAATCTGGAGATGGTAGTCTGGCTGAAGTCGTTGCCATACAGCTTTCCCATCGCCAGACCCACGTCTCCCTGCACGCGGGGATGGAGAGGGAAGAACTTTGAGAGGTAGGCCCCTTCTCTCCTTTGTCCACATTCCTCACCATCCTAGCACCTGTCCACACCCAGCGAACCTTTGCTCACCCTGGCTCCCTTCCAGTTTCTTCCCTCTAAGATGGAGACTTGGTTATTTCTCTCCCTAGACTCTGAGTGAGCTGTGCCCTTGCACCTAGCTCCTTGCCTGGCTCTcattcctctcccctccaccagcAATGTTCCCATTTTCCCTACCAATGGCAACTGTGCCCCATTCTCAGGGGACACAGGAACACGGTGGGTTTGCCCCAAACACAATGAGCTCTTAAAACTTCCACTCGGGAACCCCAGTCTCTACTCACTCAACCCAAGTTCTTCCACCTCCTTGCCCCAGACCGAACCTGTGTGAAGCCCAGCTTAATGCGCCTCTGCTTGAAGGTCTTGGCAAACTTCTCCAGCTCCTCCAAGTCACTGGGGTCATCAGCTCCTCCAGAGCTGGGGAGATGCTTGGGGACTGGGAGATGCTGGGATGCTTCCAGATGCGGTTCTAAAGAGGATCCTGGCACCCCAGGGCGCCCAACTGCCTAAGAGCAGACACACACCAAGCCAAACCACAAACAGTCAACAGATCAAACGCATTTCCTGATATCTTGTACTAATAGGCCCGCTTAGAGGATGACAGATTGGATTCCTATTATTTCGATGGTGTGGAAGTGGAAATTGGAGTCTCTATGAAGGGACTAGCAAATAGCTGGGATAGCTGGGGTAGAAACAGTAGGAGTGCGGGACAGGGAGGTGGCCTTCTTGGGTTTTAGTCTATGACTCACTCTTTGACCCTGAGCAGGTAACTTCCTCCTTTCAGTTTTCTACCATAAAAGGAGCTAGCAGACTTGTTTACAAAGATCCCCAAAACAGATCTCAGAACAGGACAAGGAAAAGGTTGTTTGCCTTGCCTGTTCTTTTCCACAAAGGAAACTAACTGAGGTGTTCAACAGGCATTAACTGAGGATAACAGAGAGCAACTGAGATTCATTGCATTAATGGAATTTCCATAAAATTCCAAACTCTTGTGACTGCCATTTTACTTTCTAAACAATCATTTTCTTTCATgagagtatttcattttttgggttttttaatcaAAGGTATTCCAATGCTGTCTAAGCACACCTTGATCTCATTTGTCGTTGTCAGGAGATATTCtttctttagtttattttcatAGGAGAACAGACCCTTATACCTAGAATCCACGTCGTGCCCATTTGGGGTCAGGAATAAATCCAACCCGTCCACGGAGAAGGAGTAGAAACCCATTAGGCTTGGGGTCCTAACGGGCTTGTgtccagggcaggggctgctACCGATGTGGATGGCGTGGCCTAAGTCCACCCTCTTTTCACTCCTTTccagtttactctttttttactCGAGCCTGGGGTTAACTTTACTCCTTTCTTCCAAGATGTTCAGGCTTCTCATTCAGACAGGCAGCCTTGTGATGACCAGAGAGAAGTTCAGGACTCTTTTCCCCCGAGGGAGGGTCTTTTAGAACAGAATGATTTGAAACCATTAGGTTTTGATCCTGTTCCGCGGGAGAGGAGGTGGCGTGGACCAGACTCTCAGGACAAGGCCTCGGTCCTCGCTCAGCCTTCTTTTTCATGAACTCATTTGTTCTTTCATCCCACAAACATGTCTTGAGCTCTCTGCTAGACCTTCCCCCTACTCCGTTCACATCCAATCAGCGGCCGAATTGCACTGAATCAACTTCCCCAACATCCCCTGTCAGTCCCTCCTCTCTACCCTTATTGCCACCACCCAAAGCCAGTCCCTTTACTGCTGCTTCAGGATGATCTTAATAACCTTCCAAACAGTCTCTCTGCTTCTGGTCTCGCCCGGCTCTCGTGTTATAAGACACGAGAGGTGATCTTGAACCCTCTCTCAGATCTCTTCCAGATCTAAGTCTGTGATGATGCAATTCGGAGAGCAGCCAGGAGAAGGTCCAAGAGCTCAGGACTCTGGTGTCCCCATTTCTATTAGCCACTAGGGGGCACCCACCCCCTTCCAGGGGCCTCCACCGGACTCTAGCCCTGTAAAGCCAGGGCCCTGAGTGATCCACGGGGATCTTAGCCCCGAGAAGGG is a genomic window of Physeter macrocephalus isolate SW-GA chromosome 16, ASM283717v5, whole genome shotgun sequence containing:
- the POU2F3 gene encoding POU domain, class 2, transcription factor 3 isoform X3; this encodes MVNLEPMHPDIKMSGDVADSTVARSALSQVETGNDRNGLDFNRQIKTEDLSDSLQQTLSHRPCHLSQGPAMMSGNQMSGDMASIHPLQQLVLVPGHLQSVSQFLLSQTQPGQQGLQSNLLPFPQQQSSLLLPQTGLGLASQAVGRPGVPGSSLEPHLEASQHLPVPKHLPSSGGADDPSDLEELEKFAKTFKQRRIKLGFTQGDVGLAMGKLYGNDFSQTTISRFEALNLSFKNMCKLKPLLEKWLNDAESSPSDPSVSTPSSYPTLCEVFGRKRKKRTSIETSIRLTLEKRFQDNPKPSSEEISMIAEQLSMEKEVVRVWFCNRRQKEKRINCPVATPIKSPMYSSRLILVPMESSHLPPLRPKRFS
- the POU2F3 gene encoding POU domain, class 2, transcription factor 3 isoform X5, coding for MVNLEPMHPDIKMSGDVADSTVARSALSQVETGNDRNGLDFNRQIKTEDLSDSLQQTLSHRPCHLSQGPAMMSGNQMSGDMASIHPLQQLVLVPGHLQSVSQFLLSQTQPGQQGLQSNLLPFPQQQSSLLLPQTGLGLASQAVGRPGVPGSSLEPHLEASQHLPVPKHLPSSGGADDPSDLEELEKFAKTFKQRRIKLGFTQGDVGLAMGKLYGNDFSQTTISRFEALNLSFKNMCKLKPLLEKWLNDAESSPSDPSVSTPSSYPTLCEVFGRKRKKRTSIETSIRLTLEKRFQDNPKPSSEEISMIAEQLSMEKEVVRVWFCNRRQKEKRINCPVATPIKSPMYSSRL
- the POU2F3 gene encoding POU domain, class 2, transcription factor 3 isoform X4, which translates into the protein MPPESRTCHDVWKPNVWGHGFHPPAPAACTGSRTPTVCLPVPAISDPAWAARSAVKSSPLSPAAKLSPPPTDGAWPGVPVGRPGVPGSSLEPHLEASQHLPVPKHLPSSGGADDPSDLEELEKFAKTFKQRRIKLGFTQGDVGLAMGKLYGNDFSQTTISRFEALNLSFKNMCKLKPLLEKWLNDAESSPSDPSVSTPSSYPTLCEVFGRKRKKRTSIETSIRLTLEKRFQDNPKPSSEEISMIAEQLSMEKEVVRVWFCNRRQKEKRINCPVATPIKSPMYSSRLVSPSGSLGPLSVPPVHSTMPGTVTSSCSSGNNSSPSSPGPGLHASSPTASQNNSKAAVNSSTSFNSSGSWYRWNHPTYLH